A part of Bacteroidia bacterium genomic DNA contains:
- a CDS encoding ABC transporter ATP-binding protein yields the protein MDIVASVKQASKEYKTGDTTIIALQPTSFDFKRNELTLIIGPSGSGKTTLLSLLGCVIFPTSGDVYINNTRVNGLPQKALAHIRLNNIGFVFQSFNLLAPLTALENVMQPLLLMGVSRKEARQRAETALEKVAMESRMNNLPKMLSGGQQQRAAIARALVTDPAIMLCDEPTASLDIKSVATVMEELKLLSTTGKSVTVVTHDSRLMQFADRIIYVNNGFASETPFEESLMH from the coding sequence ATGGATATAGTTGCAAGCGTAAAACAAGCGAGTAAGGAGTACAAAACGGGGGATACGACTATAATAGCTTTACAGCCCACTTCCTTTGACTTTAAAAGAAACGAGCTGACGCTGATCATAGGTCCTTCCGGTTCCGGAAAAACCACATTACTCTCCCTGTTGGGCTGTGTCATTTTCCCCACAAGCGGAGATGTTTATATCAACAACACACGGGTAAACGGTCTGCCGCAGAAAGCATTGGCCCATATCCGCCTCAACAACATCGGATTTGTGTTTCAGAGTTTCAACCTGCTGGCGCCACTCACTGCGCTGGAAAACGTGATGCAGCCGCTGTTGCTGATGGGTGTAAGCCGAAAAGAAGCCCGGCAGCGGGCTGAGACCGCCCTTGAAAAAGTCGCGATGGAAAGCAGGATGAATAATCTTCCCAAAATGCTCAGCGGTGGTCAGCAGCAAAGAGCCGCAATCGCACGCGCATTGGTTACCGATCCGGCAATTATGCTCTGCGATGAACCTACAGCCTCGCTGGATATCAAAAGTGTAGCCACCGTCATGGAAGAGTTAAAGCTGCTGTCCACAACCGGAAAATCTGTCACGGTCGTAACTCACGACTCCCGGCTCATGCAGTTTGCCGACCGGATTATTTATGTCAACAATGGCTTTGCCTCAGAGACACCTTTCGAAGAAAGCCTCATGCATTAA
- a CDS encoding winged helix DNA-binding protein translates to MNKKEILVELIERLFAFEAENINMDSWNMGDFIAYLNAQYHTESTEIRKLEGENESWMNDTYGGVNQDISILIVLMSKYAKLYTKKALKESPIQTTEEFAFLITLLTHESLTKTELVNKMIMEKTSGAEVLKRLLKQKLIRQFEDMQDKRSVRVAITDAGRREIIGILPEMSKVSDVVVGNLDQNERNTLAFLLKKLDYYHNDIFMNKRSAGLEDLIHEGPGI, encoded by the coding sequence ATGAATAAGAAAGAAATCCTCGTCGAACTGATTGAAAGACTATTTGCTTTTGAGGCTGAAAATATCAATATGGACTCATGGAATATGGGGGATTTTATCGCTTACCTGAATGCCCAATACCATACTGAAAGCACCGAAATAAGGAAGCTGGAAGGGGAAAATGAGTCGTGGATGAACGATACCTATGGGGGCGTAAATCAGGACATTTCTATTTTAATCGTGCTGATGTCCAAATACGCCAAGCTCTATACCAAGAAAGCACTGAAAGAAAGCCCGATTCAGACTACTGAAGAATTTGCCTTTCTCATTACCTTACTGACGCACGAAAGCCTGACGAAAACTGAGCTTGTCAATAAGATGATTATGGAAAAAACTTCCGGGGCGGAAGTTTTGAAGCGATTGCTTAAGCAAAAACTTATCCGGCAATTTGAAGATATGCAGGACAAGCGGAGTGTAAGAGTCGCAATTACCGACGCCGGACGGCGGGAGATTATTGGCATTTTGCCGGAGATGAGCAAGGTGTCGGACGTTGTGGTGGGCAATCTCGACCAGAATGAAAGAAATACCCTTGCATTTCTGTTAAAAAAACTGGACTACTACCACAATGATATTTTTATGAATAAGCGCAGTGCCGGGCTGGAAGACCTGATCCACGAGGGGCCCGGTATATAA
- a CDS encoding TolC family protein, whose product MKKLLFILPILFSVNSFAQTLSLTDCIDAALNNKADIQAIRTENTIAGLQSQELLAKYLPQVSLSYEYRYNPIIPSQIIPVGEFAPIPTDETRAIKFGTAWQQNAGISVYQPIIDASVKSRIEESRINERIKNADLQIASEELIYEVMKTFSAVYLRSIQQQNAVIDTARTFRSWELIKARFEEGKVLKTELNKALLNHHNTLAQLRQAESEKVKEQIYLSFLTGLPLTTVFESAFDFGPFETPGLFDLSPELEMDSIPSIRQLHYQGGLARLQMKNEKKKYIPTVGLQGFLGANQFSDSFSPFQSNSWYGNSYVGLSVKIPILISENTPNRISQFATQSEGIRYRIEEQKNQLNQNILQLSQDIMYLNTQIEMSGENIGLMEENIQILQDRFQEGQINAYDLNSQELDLQKETGNLNQQKAELLQKKLEKAKSSGQLNLLTNKIKGE is encoded by the coding sequence ATGAAAAAGTTATTATTCATTTTACCGATTCTTTTTTCGGTAAATTCATTTGCCCAAACGCTCAGTCTGACAGATTGTATAGATGCAGCCCTCAATAATAAAGCAGATATACAGGCAATCAGGACAGAAAATACGATTGCCGGTTTGCAAAGCCAGGAGCTGCTCGCAAAGTATCTGCCGCAAGTTTCTCTTTCTTACGAATACAGGTATAACCCCATTATTCCCAGTCAGATTATTCCAGTCGGAGAATTTGCCCCGATCCCCACTGACGAAACCCGTGCGATAAAATTTGGTACCGCCTGGCAGCAAAATGCAGGGATATCTGTATATCAGCCCATCATTGATGCCTCTGTGAAAAGCCGAATCGAAGAAAGCAGAATCAATGAACGAATCAAAAATGCGGACCTTCAAATCGCTTCGGAGGAACTGATCTATGAGGTGATGAAAACATTCTCGGCTGTATATCTCCGCAGTATTCAGCAGCAGAATGCGGTAATCGATACGGCCAGGACTTTCAGGTCGTGGGAACTTATCAAAGCGCGATTTGAAGAAGGGAAAGTGCTGAAAACAGAACTAAATAAAGCACTGTTAAATCATCATAACACCCTGGCCCAACTTCGGCAGGCAGAATCTGAAAAGGTAAAAGAACAGATATACCTTAGTTTTCTCACAGGCCTGCCGCTCACTACGGTTTTTGAATCTGCTTTTGATTTTGGTCCTTTTGAAACACCGGGTCTGTTTGACCTGTCTCCGGAATTGGAGATGGATTCTATTCCTTCGATCAGACAATTGCACTACCAGGGAGGATTGGCTCGGTTACAGATGAAAAACGAAAAGAAAAAATATATACCAACCGTAGGTTTGCAGGGATTTCTGGGCGCCAATCAATTTTCCGATAGCTTCTCCCCTTTTCAGAGCAATAGCTGGTATGGGAATAGTTATGTTGGCCTTTCGGTGAAAATTCCCATTCTCATCAGCGAAAATACCCCCAACCGTATCTCTCAGTTTGCCACTCAGTCTGAAGGAATCAGGTATCGGATAGAGGAGCAGAAAAACCAACTGAACCAGAATATCCTTCAGTTATCTCAGGACATCATGTATCTGAATACGCAAATTGAAATGTCGGGAGAAAATATCGGCCTGATGGAAGAAAATATTCAGATCCTGCAAGATCGGTTTCAGGAAGGCCAGATCAATGCCTATGATCTGAACAGCCAGGAGCTTGACCTTCAAAAAGAAACCGGCAACCTCAACCAGCAAAAAGCAGAATTATTGCAGAAAAAACTGGAAAAAGCAAAATCCTCGGGGCAGTTGAATCTGCTGACAAATAAGATAAAAGGGGAATAA
- a CDS encoding NAD(P)-binding domain-containing protein, with translation MNITIIGSGNVGTALGKGWLKAGHAVVFGVRNPESPKTQKAMTLISDASIKTIAESVIDAEVIVITTPPEAVLALIPQLGDISGKVIIDTTNAIRTKPEPYPTAFHAIRELAKTDNIVKCFNSTGFENMLNPVYNGVGIDMFAAGSNTNAKRVAEKLAKDIGFETCYDFGGDDKVELLEKLALSWINLAIMQGHGRGLAFKLVKR, from the coding sequence ATGAATATCACAATCATCGGTTCGGGCAATGTAGGTACAGCTTTGGGTAAAGGATGGCTGAAGGCCGGGCATGCAGTTGTTTTTGGTGTGAGAAATCCTGAATCACCTAAAACGCAAAAAGCGATGACGCTTATCTCCGACGCGAGTATTAAGACGATTGCGGAATCAGTCATTGATGCAGAAGTAATCGTGATTACTACGCCTCCCGAAGCAGTACTGGCACTTATTCCCCAACTGGGAGATATCTCGGGAAAAGTAATCATTGATACCACAAACGCTATCCGTACCAAACCCGAACCTTATCCCACCGCTTTCCATGCGATCAGAGAGCTCGCCAAAACCGACAATATCGTAAAGTGTTTCAACTCAACGGGTTTTGAGAATATGCTAAACCCGGTGTATAATGGCGTCGGGATAGATATGTTTGCCGCCGGTAGCAATACGAATGCAAAACGAGTCGCAGAAAAACTGGCGAAAGATATTGGTTTTGAAACCTGTTATGATTTTGGCGGTGATGATAAAGTAGAGCTGCTCGAAAAACTGGCGCTGAGCTGGATCAATCTCGCCATTATGCAGGGCCATGGCAGAGGGCTGGCATTTAAGCTGGTGAAGAGGTGA
- the nifJ gene encoding pyruvate:ferredoxin (flavodoxin) oxidoreductase — MSDSKRYITIDGNEAAAFVAYRVNEVCAIYPITPSSAMAEFADEWSSKGISNIWGNIPEVIEMQSEGGAAGAVHGALQTGSLTTTFTASQGLMLMLPNMYKIAGELTPTVFNVAARSLAAQGLSIFGDHSDVMAARTTGFALLSSASVQEAHDMALIAQAATLKSRIPFIHFFDGFRTSHEVSKIVLLSEEQIRAMISDQDVIAHRKRGLSPDHPFIRGTAQNPDVYFQGRETVNPWYLNTPGIVQQKMDVFAQLTGRQYRLFDYFGPKDATRVMVIMGSGAETAIETSRFLNETGEKTGVLQVRLYRPFFSQAFIDALPPTVQKVVVMDRTKEPGAIGEPMYQDVLSTLSEAWQQKKIPAWIDVTGGRYGLSSKEFTPGMVKGIFDELKKDSPKNHFTIGINDDVTFSSLDYDAALEIPDSSMTQALFFGLGADGTVGANKNSIKIIGENTDMYAQGYFVYDSKKSGAQTVSHLRFGKNPIHAPYLIKQADFIACHKYNFIDKTEMLSYAKKGATFLLNSPYSADEVWDQLPQSVQQTILDKKLKFYVIDASGVARETGMGSRINTIMQTCFFALSGVLPKEEAIESIKKAIKKTYAKKGQSAIDQNFKAVDATLANLYEVNTARIADSLKKQQKLIPQHAPAFVQEVTGMMMSGQGDQLPVSMLPEDGTYPSGTTKWEKRNVSDSVPVWEPDLCIQCGNCSFVCPHSVIRAKFFHEDYLKEAPQDFKSAPINARGFPATQYALEVYLEDCTGCNLCVEVCPVTDPQDRTVKAINMKEKAPLLEKERLNIDFFEKIPVNDRSKLDFSLVRGAQFLEPLFEFSGACAGCGETPYVRLLSQLFGDRLIVANATGCSSIYGGNLPTTPWTTNKDGRGPAWSNSLFEDNAEFGLGMRVTADKHRDIAIGLLEKLRPVLDHTLVDDILSAPTSRESEIEKQRMNIATLKARLLMLDSPEAQNLLSLADSLSPRSVWLVGGDGWAYDIGSSGVDHAMASGKNINILVLDTEVYSNTGGQSSKATPTAATAKFAAAGKRVGKKDLAMQAISYGNVYVAQIAMGANPQQTLLALREAEAFPGPSLILAYSHCIAHGINMEKGLTQQDLAVASGYWPLIRYNPSLRKAGKNPFVLDSPRPTIKLKDYAYNELRYKILTRTNPEEAERLMTLAQEMVDLRWQTYEDMSTWKSSDFQPVM, encoded by the coding sequence ATGAGTGACTCGAAAAGATATATCACGATAGATGGAAATGAAGCGGCGGCTTTTGTTGCCTACCGGGTCAATGAAGTATGCGCCATTTATCCGATTACACCTTCATCTGCGATGGCCGAATTTGCAGACGAATGGTCATCAAAAGGCATCTCCAATATTTGGGGGAATATCCCCGAAGTCATTGAGATGCAAAGTGAAGGCGGCGCTGCAGGTGCTGTCCACGGTGCGCTTCAAACCGGTTCGCTGACTACGACATTTACGGCTTCGCAGGGCCTGATGCTGATGTTGCCCAACATGTATAAAATCGCCGGAGAACTTACCCCGACCGTTTTTAATGTTGCAGCAAGATCACTGGCAGCTCAGGGGCTTTCTATTTTTGGCGATCATAGTGACGTAATGGCTGCCCGGACTACAGGTTTTGCCTTACTGTCATCCGCTTCTGTGCAGGAAGCACACGACATGGCATTGATTGCACAGGCCGCCACCCTGAAATCCCGCATACCTTTTATACACTTCTTCGACGGGTTCCGTACTTCTCACGAAGTCAGCAAAATCGTGCTGTTATCAGAGGAACAGATTCGCGCCATGATCTCCGATCAGGATGTAATCGCCCACAGAAAACGCGGGCTTAGTCCCGATCATCCGTTTATCAGAGGTACAGCGCAAAATCCTGATGTATATTTTCAGGGAAGGGAAACCGTCAATCCCTGGTATCTCAATACCCCAGGCATCGTCCAGCAAAAAATGGATGTCTTTGCCCAGCTGACCGGCAGACAATATCGTTTGTTTGACTACTTTGGGCCTAAAGATGCCACCAGGGTGATGGTGATCATGGGTTCCGGAGCTGAGACTGCCATCGAAACTTCCCGGTTTCTCAATGAAACCGGCGAAAAAACAGGGGTCCTTCAGGTCAGACTGTATCGCCCGTTTTTCTCACAGGCTTTCATCGATGCACTGCCTCCCACGGTTCAGAAAGTGGTCGTCATGGACAGAACCAAAGAACCCGGAGCCATCGGCGAGCCTATGTATCAGGATGTACTGAGCACACTGTCGGAAGCATGGCAACAGAAAAAAATCCCAGCATGGATCGATGTCACAGGCGGCAGGTACGGGCTTTCTTCCAAAGAATTTACCCCTGGGATGGTCAAAGGTATATTCGACGAACTGAAAAAAGATTCCCCCAAAAACCACTTCACCATCGGTATCAACGATGATGTAACTTTTTCCAGCCTCGATTATGATGCTGCCCTGGAAATTCCTGATTCGAGCATGACTCAGGCACTATTTTTTGGATTGGGAGCAGACGGTACGGTAGGCGCCAATAAAAACAGTATTAAGATTATCGGAGAAAATACCGATATGTATGCACAGGGGTATTTTGTCTATGACTCCAAAAAATCAGGTGCACAGACTGTTTCCCACCTGCGGTTTGGTAAAAATCCGATCCACGCGCCCTACCTGATCAAACAGGCAGATTTTATTGCCTGCCATAAATACAACTTCATTGACAAAACAGAAATGCTCTCCTATGCCAAAAAAGGTGCAACATTTTTGTTAAACAGTCCTTACTCAGCAGATGAAGTCTGGGATCAGCTTCCACAAAGTGTACAGCAAACGATTCTGGACAAAAAACTTAAATTTTATGTAATAGATGCCTCCGGTGTAGCCCGTGAAACGGGAATGGGAAGCCGGATCAATACCATCATGCAAACCTGTTTTTTCGCGCTTTCAGGTGTTTTACCCAAAGAAGAAGCCATAGAAAGTATTAAAAAGGCTATCAAAAAAACCTACGCGAAAAAAGGTCAGTCTGCCATTGATCAAAACTTCAAAGCAGTAGATGCCACTTTGGCCAATCTATATGAAGTAAATACTGCCCGGATTGCAGACAGTCTGAAAAAACAGCAAAAACTTATCCCTCAACATGCGCCAGCTTTTGTACAGGAAGTCACCGGCATGATGATGAGCGGTCAGGGCGACCAACTGCCCGTAAGTATGCTTCCCGAAGATGGCACTTATCCGAGTGGTACGACGAAATGGGAAAAACGAAATGTTTCCGACTCGGTTCCGGTTTGGGAGCCAGACCTGTGTATCCAATGTGGAAATTGCAGCTTTGTATGTCCGCATAGTGTCATCAGAGCCAAATTTTTCCATGAAGACTATCTGAAAGAAGCACCTCAGGATTTCAAATCTGCGCCGATCAATGCACGGGGATTCCCTGCCACGCAGTATGCGTTGGAGGTTTATCTTGAAGACTGCACGGGTTGCAACCTCTGTGTGGAAGTTTGTCCGGTAACGGATCCACAGGATCGCACTGTCAAAGCCATCAATATGAAAGAAAAAGCGCCTTTGCTGGAAAAAGAGCGGCTAAATATTGATTTCTTTGAAAAAATACCCGTCAATGACCGCTCCAAGCTCGACTTTTCGCTGGTCAGAGGCGCGCAGTTTCTGGAGCCATTGTTTGAGTTCTCCGGCGCATGTGCGGGTTGTGGGGAAACACCCTATGTAAGGTTGCTCTCCCAGTTGTTTGGAGACCGGCTGATTGTTGCAAATGCCACCGGTTGTTCTTCCATTTATGGCGGAAACCTGCCTACCACACCGTGGACAACCAATAAAGACGGAAGAGGACCCGCATGGTCCAACTCACTGTTTGAAGACAATGCAGAGTTTGGCCTAGGCATGCGCGTCACCGCAGACAAACACAGAGACATTGCGATAGGCCTTTTGGAAAAGCTCCGCCCTGTGCTGGACCATACCCTGGTGGACGACATACTGAGTGCGCCAACAAGCCGGGAGTCAGAGATTGAGAAACAGCGGATGAATATCGCCACCCTCAAGGCCCGGCTGCTGATGCTTGACTCACCCGAAGCACAAAATCTTTTGTCGCTGGCAGACAGCCTCTCACCGCGAAGTGTATGGCTGGTAGGAGGTGATGGATGGGCTTATGATATTGGTTCTTCTGGTGTGGATCACGCCATGGCCAGTGGAAAAAACATCAATATTCTGGTGCTGGATACGGAGGTATATTCCAATACCGGCGGACAATCCTCAAAAGCAACGCCGACAGCGGCTACCGCCAAATTTGCAGCGGCAGGAAAACGGGTGGGTAAAAAAGACCTGGCTATGCAGGCCATTTCTTACGGCAACGTATATGTGGCGCAAATCGCGATGGGGGCCAATCCGCAACAGACACTGCTCGCCCTGCGCGAAGCGGAGGCATTCCCCGGCCCTTCATTGATTCTCGCTTACAGCCATTGTATCGCCCATGGCATCAATATGGAAAAAGGCCTCACGCAACAGGATCTGGCAGTAGCTTCCGGATACTGGCCATTGATACGGTACAACCCTTCCTTGCGCAAAGCCGGTAAAAATCCATTTGTGCTTGATTCTCCGAGACCGACCATCAAGCTGAAAGATTACGCGTACAACGAACTGAGGTATAAGATTCTCACCAGAACCAATCCCGAAGAAGCAGAACGACTGATGACGCTGGCTCAGGAAATGGTGGATCTCCGGTGGCAAACCTACGAAGATATGTCAACCTGGAAATCAAGCGACTTCCAACCCGTCATGTAA
- a CDS encoding FtsX-like permease family protein → MIRIAFKFMKFDRAKSIGIITGIVISIFLIGQQLGILGFLTNLMGGLIDNSRQEIGQIWVVDNITQNANELAMLDERLVREIRSIEGVETTYPVIAAGASVKFSNGKTAPILLIGSESPVFVAGPRPDRINEGNLMSLNEEGAVTAEFYDESIFNNPVDIGTRVEINGKSAFIKVQTKNARGFAGSFFYTTISKARYFANYPDSKINAIAVSVKPGYEIATVVSNINNAIYGVKAWDSQELKNTTIRFITISSNIGTSVGSLVVFAIISGFFIIGLTLYSSALDRIKDYGTLKAIGATDGYVRKLILTQSLLFALVGFLLAWLLLEGFRKGVSGAGLVITFSAAELAGLFLITLFISVGGSLFAIRKINGVEPASVFR, encoded by the coding sequence ATGATACGCATCGCATTTAAGTTTATGAAATTTGACAGGGCCAAAAGCATAGGCATCATCACAGGCATTGTCATTAGTATATTTTTGATCGGGCAGCAGCTGGGTATTCTCGGCTTTCTGACCAACCTGATGGGTGGACTGATTGACAATTCCCGGCAGGAGATTGGGCAGATCTGGGTTGTGGACAATATTACCCAAAATGCCAACGAACTCGCCATGCTCGACGAACGACTGGTCAGGGAAATCCGTAGCATTGAAGGTGTCGAAACCACCTACCCGGTCATTGCAGCAGGCGCATCGGTAAAGTTTTCCAACGGAAAAACTGCTCCCATCCTTCTGATTGGCAGCGAGTCCCCCGTATTTGTAGCAGGCCCCAGACCCGACCGGATCAACGAAGGCAATCTCATGTCGCTGAACGAAGAGGGTGCTGTCACGGCAGAATTTTACGATGAATCCATTTTCAACAATCCCGTAGATATTGGCACCCGTGTGGAAATCAACGGAAAAAGTGCCTTTATCAAAGTACAAACCAAAAATGCCCGGGGGTTTGCCGGATCGTTTTTTTACACCACCATTTCCAAAGCCCGGTATTTTGCCAATTATCCCGATTCAAAAATCAACGCCATCGCGGTGAGTGTCAAGCCCGGATATGAAATTGCAACGGTGGTCAGCAATATCAACAATGCCATTTATGGAGTAAAGGCCTGGGATTCGCAGGAATTGAAAAATACAACCATTCGCTTTATTACGATTTCTTCCAATATCGGTACCAGCGTCGGTTCCCTCGTTGTGTTTGCCATCATCAGCGGTTTTTTTATCATCGGCCTCACACTATACTCATCTGCACTTGACAGAATCAAGGACTATGGCACGCTCAAAGCCATAGGAGCAACAGACGGCTATGTGAGGAAGCTGATTCTGACCCAGTCGTTGTTGTTTGCACTGGTAGGTTTTCTGCTGGCCTGGCTCCTGCTGGAAGGTTTCCGAAAGGGAGTTTCCGGCGCCGGACTGGTCATCACCTTCTCTGCCGCAGAACTTGCCGGCCTGTTTTTGATTACTCTTTTTATATCCGTGGGCGGTTCTCTGTTTGCTATTCGGAAAATCAATGGCGTAGAACCCGCATCCGTATTCAGATAA
- a CDS encoding HlyD family efflux transporter periplasmic adaptor subunit — MKSFAYSFIVLLLLSGCGADKQEEEKTTGAVQVQDGTIVIPPAPEQIVAIGKAEPQNGIVSLSATSGGVISEIFKDDGDMVKEGEPLLRLDDDIEQLKITQFKTQIKTQQTQIELDKASVNETEIQLADKKRHLLSAQNLVQKGAETTQFADDLKTEVETLEANLKKGKLAIQLSQNKLSELYEQLKIYELEARKKILRSPYNGVILDMLVKTGAALNQYENYADIAPEGNKIIRAEVDELFSDKVKTGQPVDIRIVGSAQTIATGKITFLSPYLKKKSLFSERANDQEDRRVREIHITLDGNAELILNAKVECVIKL; from the coding sequence ATGAAATCATTCGCCTATTCATTCATTGTCCTACTTCTGCTGTCTGGCTGCGGTGCTGATAAGCAGGAGGAAGAAAAAACAACAGGTGCAGTACAGGTTCAGGACGGCACAATCGTGATACCGCCTGCCCCCGAGCAGATTGTCGCCATCGGAAAAGCAGAGCCCCAAAACGGAATTGTCAGTCTATCGGCTACTTCCGGAGGCGTCATCAGTGAGATTTTTAAAGATGACGGAGACATGGTGAAAGAAGGAGAGCCTTTGCTCAGACTCGACGACGATATAGAGCAATTGAAAATCACCCAGTTTAAAACTCAGATAAAAACCCAGCAAACGCAGATCGAACTCGATAAAGCCTCTGTCAATGAAACGGAAATACAGCTGGCAGATAAAAAGAGGCATTTACTTTCCGCCCAAAATCTCGTCCAGAAAGGTGCGGAAACCACTCAGTTTGCTGACGACCTAAAAACGGAAGTTGAAACCCTCGAAGCAAATCTCAAAAAGGGAAAACTCGCCATTCAGCTTTCCCAAAACAAGCTAAGCGAGTTATACGAGCAGCTCAAGATCTACGAGCTGGAAGCCCGAAAAAAGATCCTCCGTTCTCCCTACAACGGGGTAATTCTGGATATGCTGGTAAAAACCGGTGCGGCACTCAATCAATATGAAAATTATGCGGATATCGCACCTGAGGGAAATAAAATCATTCGGGCAGAGGTAGATGAACTCTTCTCAGACAAAGTGAAAACAGGTCAACCAGTTGACATACGTATTGTGGGAAGTGCGCAGACCATTGCCACCGGAAAAATCACTTTTCTTTCGCCTTATCTTAAGAAAAAATCGCTTTTCTCCGAAAGAGCCAACGACCAGGAAGACCGTCGGGTGCGGGAGATACATATTACGCTTGATGGAAACGCAGAACTGATTCTGAATGCAAAAGTAGAATGCGTAATAAAACTTTAA
- a CDS encoding dihydroorotate dehydrogenase-like protein, with amino-acid sequence MNPKLKTTYMGLELRSPLVVSACPLSEKVENIVKMEDMGAGAVVMFSLFEEQIKRENAFNDNIFSATSNIFAEASGYFPDIDEYRVGTEKYLDIIRRAKERVDMPIIASLNGITDEGWIEYAGQMEQAGADALEVNVFYIPGDFRLTALDVEQRYLDIVKKLKATVEIPIAVKLNPYFSSMGNMAMKLEQEGADALVLFNRFYQPDFDIDELKVLSNLEYSHPNELRLPLLWISMLYGKTKAAMAATTGVNSATEVIKYLLAGADIAMTASALYKHGIGVLAAMNYEIANWMEAKNFKSVEDFRGVMSQQNVSDPTAFERANYIRILEGA; translated from the coding sequence ATGAATCCTAAGCTGAAAACAACCTATATGGGCCTGGAACTGCGGTCTCCGCTCGTGGTGTCGGCATGTCCGCTGTCTGAGAAAGTGGAGAATATTGTCAAAATGGAAGACATGGGCGCAGGCGCCGTCGTGATGTTCTCCCTGTTTGAAGAACAGATCAAAAGAGAAAACGCCTTCAATGACAATATTTTCTCTGCGACCTCCAACATATTTGCCGAAGCCTCAGGCTATTTTCCCGACATAGACGAATACCGTGTAGGCACTGAAAAATATCTGGACATCATCCGCCGCGCCAAAGAAAGAGTCGATATGCCAATTATCGCGAGTCTCAACGGTATTACGGATGAGGGTTGGATAGAATATGCAGGGCAAATGGAGCAGGCTGGAGCGGATGCCCTGGAAGTGAATGTGTTTTATATCCCAGGCGATTTTCGACTCACCGCTTTAGACGTCGAGCAGCGGTATTTAGACATTGTGAAAAAGCTCAAAGCTACTGTAGAGATACCTATCGCTGTCAAACTCAACCCATATTTTTCTTCCATGGGAAATATGGCGATGAAGCTGGAACAGGAAGGTGCCGACGCACTGGTATTGTTTAACCGGTTTTACCAGCCAGATTTTGACATAGACGAACTCAAAGTGTTGTCAAACCTGGAGTACAGTCATCCCAATGAGCTGCGGCTGCCACTACTTTGGATATCGATGTTGTACGGAAAAACCAAAGCCGCCATGGCCGCGACGACCGGCGTCAACAGTGCTACAGAAGTGATCAAATACCTGCTGGCAGGTGCAGATATCGCGATGACAGCCTCCGCACTTTACAAACACGGTATAGGCGTACTTGCAGCGATGAACTACGAAATTGCCAACTGGATGGAAGCCAAAAACTTCAAATCAGTCGAAGACTTCAGAGGTGTCATGAGCCAGCAAAACGTCAGCGATCCGACCGCATTTGAGCGCGCCAATTATATTCGCATTCTCGAAGGAGCGTGA